Proteins found in one Candidatus Hydrogenedentota bacterium genomic segment:
- a CDS encoding PmoA family protein, translating to MQGILRCALALSIIAPLAGAADLAGSQITLKAGDTKVLNAPLALPYEGAAPEGRVLVEEMKTGKVFPATVRNGEFVFIPEGAMPGTEHTYTVKVEEATPSIAPRVVVKQQGEKPIVDVFIDDVHFTSYHYTNEWKKPFLWPVNAEGQVGVTRDWPMGEQEGDKGKDHPHHKSFYAAYGEISLVNGRDGADPEIWDCWAEGANSGFQHSGEVTFGSGDAYGWVRATNVWTDKNHNPLLTEEREYRFYATPESGRLVDCFLTFKADRGAVMFHDTKEGGMVAIRMRPELSYDNGVITNALGDVGEETLWGKPAAWCDYSGELPGVGWRGLAVFDHPTNLRHPTSWHVRNYGLMGANPFGYSYFKDKEHNQGLLPMENGDYLINNNETLSFKHRVYVHSGNVEQAAVGDRYADFATPPAVAWVK from the coding sequence ATGCAAGGGATACTCAGGTGCGCGCTCGCGCTGTCGATCATCGCGCCGCTGGCGGGCGCGGCGGACCTGGCCGGCTCGCAGATAACACTGAAGGCCGGCGATACGAAGGTGCTGAACGCGCCGCTGGCGCTACCCTACGAGGGCGCCGCGCCGGAGGGCCGGGTCCTGGTGGAGGAAATGAAGACCGGCAAGGTATTCCCGGCCACGGTTCGGAATGGCGAGTTCGTATTCATTCCCGAAGGGGCCATGCCGGGCACGGAACACACGTACACCGTCAAGGTCGAGGAGGCGACGCCCTCCATCGCGCCGCGCGTGGTGGTGAAACAACAGGGCGAGAAGCCCATTGTGGATGTATTCATCGACGATGTCCATTTCACGAGCTACCACTATACGAATGAGTGGAAGAAGCCGTTCCTCTGGCCCGTCAACGCGGAGGGCCAGGTTGGCGTCACGCGCGACTGGCCGATGGGCGAGCAGGAGGGCGACAAAGGCAAGGACCACCCGCACCACAAGTCGTTTTACGCGGCCTACGGCGAGATCAGCCTCGTGAATGGGCGGGACGGCGCCGATCCGGAGATCTGGGACTGCTGGGCGGAGGGCGCCAATTCGGGCTTTCAGCACAGCGGCGAAGTGACCTTCGGTTCGGGCGACGCCTACGGCTGGGTCCGCGCCACGAACGTCTGGACGGATAAGAACCATAACCCGCTGCTGACCGAGGAGCGGGAGTACCGCTTTTACGCCACGCCGGAGAGCGGGCGGCTTGTGGACTGCTTCCTGACTTTTAAAGCCGACCGCGGCGCGGTTATGTTTCACGACACGAAAGAGGGCGGCATGGTCGCGATCCGGATGCGCCCGGAGCTTTCCTACGACAACGGCGTGATCACGAACGCGCTTGGGGATGTGGGCGAGGAAACGCTCTGGGGCAAGCCCGCCGCCTGGTGCGACTACTCGGGTGAACTGCCGGGCGTGGGCTGGCGCGGCCTGGCCGTGTTTGACCACCCGACGAACCTGCGCCATCCGACCAGCTGGCACGTGCGCAATTACGGGCTCATGGGGGCGAACCCCTTCGGGTACTCCTACTTCAAGGACAAGGAGCACAACCAGGGCCTCCTCCCCATGGAGAACGGCGACTATCTGATCAACAACAACGAGACGCTGTCGTTCAAGCACCGGGTCTACGTGCACAGCGGGAACGTGGAGCAGGCGGCGGTGGGCGACCGGTACGCGGATTTCGCGACGCCGCCCGCGGTGGCCTGGGTGAAATAG
- the cimA gene encoding citramalate synthase — MYDTTLRDGAQGPGVKFSSDDQLQVVRALDALGISYIEGGQPGSNPKAVELFERTRDMDLKHAKMAAFGSTRNPKSAVEDDANIKALLSAGTEIVTIFAKSSPSHAQEVLRVSLDENLKLVEESVAYLRAQGRRVFLDGEHFFDGYFEDNEYALTVLECGWKAGAEVLILCETNGGRLPHDVAEATRAVCARLPKAQVGIHTHNDSGCAVANTLAAVREGAVHVQGTINGYGERTGNVDLCSVIPNLQLKMGYDVVTAEQLQQLTHTSHLVAELANMTPRDHAPFIGRDAFTHKGGMHADAVRKKKASYEHIDPEKVGNRTHIAVSEVSGRSSLMQKAVEFGITLERDDPATREILNTVKSLESQGYEFEGADASLELVMRKATGRHRNFFTTLAFHTHINHSAEHGETTQSEGTVKLRLPGGEVLHTVSEGDGPVDALNQALRKSLEPIYPELCGVHLDDYKVRILDGQHATRAKTRVLIESSDPDGAWSTVGVSENIISASYRALVDSIEYKLLKTRGHA; from the coding sequence ATGTACGACACGACCCTGCGCGACGGCGCGCAGGGCCCCGGAGTGAAGTTTTCATCCGACGACCAGCTGCAGGTCGTTCGGGCGCTGGACGCGCTGGGCATTTCCTACATCGAAGGCGGGCAGCCGGGCTCCAACCCGAAGGCCGTGGAACTCTTCGAGCGCACGCGCGACATGGACCTGAAGCACGCCAAAATGGCCGCGTTCGGAAGCACGCGGAATCCCAAATCCGCCGTGGAAGACGACGCAAACATCAAGGCGCTGCTCAGCGCCGGCACGGAAATCGTCACCATCTTCGCGAAGTCCTCGCCCTCCCACGCGCAGGAAGTGCTCCGGGTCAGCCTGGACGAAAACCTGAAGCTCGTCGAGGAATCGGTCGCATATCTCAGGGCGCAGGGACGCCGGGTGTTTCTGGATGGCGAGCACTTTTTCGATGGATACTTCGAGGACAACGAATACGCCCTGACCGTGCTGGAGTGCGGCTGGAAAGCCGGCGCCGAGGTCCTGATCCTCTGTGAGACGAATGGCGGCCGCCTGCCCCACGACGTCGCCGAAGCAACCCGGGCGGTCTGCGCGCGCCTTCCGAAAGCGCAAGTCGGCATCCACACCCACAACGACTCCGGATGCGCGGTGGCCAACACCCTTGCCGCCGTGCGCGAAGGCGCCGTGCACGTCCAGGGCACGATCAACGGCTATGGCGAACGCACCGGCAATGTCGACCTGTGTTCCGTGATCCCGAATCTACAGCTCAAGATGGGGTACGACGTGGTCACCGCCGAGCAGCTCCAGCAGCTTACCCACACCTCCCACCTCGTGGCCGAGCTCGCGAACATGACCCCGCGCGACCACGCCCCGTTCATCGGCCGCGACGCCTTCACCCACAAGGGCGGGATGCACGCCGACGCGGTCCGCAAGAAAAAAGCCAGCTACGAGCACATCGACCCGGAAAAGGTGGGCAACCGCACCCATATCGCGGTAAGCGAGGTTTCCGGGCGATCAAGTCTCATGCAAAAAGCGGTCGAGTTCGGAATCACGCTCGAGCGCGATGATCCCGCGACAAGAGAAATTTTGAACACGGTCAAATCACTCGAGAGCCAGGGATACGAGTTTGAGGGCGCCGACGCATCCCTGGAGCTCGTCATGCGAAAGGCAACCGGACGCCACCGCAACTTCTTCACCACACTCGCCTTCCACACGCACATCAACCACAGCGCCGAGCACGGCGAGACGACACAGTCCGAGGGCACCGTAAAGCTCCGCCTGCCCGGCGGCGAAGTCCTGCATACCGTCTCCGAGGGCGATGGGCCCGTCGACGCGCTTAACCAGGCGCTTAGGAAGAGTCTGGAACCGATTTACCCCGAACTGTGCGGGGTGCACCTCGATGATTACAAGGTCCGGATCCTGGATGGCCAGCATGCGACCCGGGCGAAAACCCGCGTCTTGATTGAGTCCAGCGACCCGGATGGCGCGTGGAGCACGGTGGGCGTTTCCGAGAATATCATCTCGGCGTCCTACCGGGCGCTGGTTGACAGCATCGAGTACAAGCTGCTGAAGACCCGGGGCCACGCGTAA